One genomic window of Erinaceus europaeus chromosome 19, mEriEur2.1, whole genome shotgun sequence includes the following:
- the LOC132534594 gene encoding transport and Golgi organization protein 1 homolog has product MAAAAALLLCLLSLLGPPGRLRASRAPGLGRRFSESKLCADAECSMLMYRGEALEDFTGPDCRFVNFKKGDPIYVYHKLAGRSPEVWAGSVGRSFGYFPRSLIHVASQYTTEELKVPADETDFVCFDGGRDDFDSYDLEELLGYLNLEKTLGDGQHETEEPEASEEGDPETELLESTNSEESEFSEDTQEPKDRQEAQKNRPLENGQADPAQGERPPFESFKDMLQEKLRVPESENKTGSVSQASDEQKMDAYTRLKKDMTLDLKTKFGSTADVLVSDDETTSLVTSLEDDLDEESEAEYHVMAQEEEDDGQDSSEEPPLLTFTDGEDGKTPAGSGVEKFLAEQERTLKEELLVQVAPPLGIQKAEKDTLTAWEDPLDPTGVEWESSDSGGAKEGGDALAPGSKLSKPQPAPYDVLDSDKVSAAPEGAQVPERNEGKDPKVDTQSPPREGKTAEPPKKDLVQNGAGLEDTELESTLTPGSAQSTKLRSSPTSAREQPALQSGPGNTEDDPDGTVVHVSKETLDKEKPAMQPPEEDAGTGSAGRGEGSPAKEGKPAREPAGPADNQRNASRDILEGKEAAESGAEPHRPSEEQPSEDSEEEWLYRAQNQPRFSSPDGLHWQRESEEDSPGVGRNVSRHQERGEATGVNKQVEGKRLLGEEDSSEEELDSGRPVSDTHEVGATGQAEDTEVPDLQSEEEEYVPEELLEDENAVSAQQAQANSPEAQGSPLGAILQTPERAALGASHPASGIEASVPSGTERKGETGAGEADPQGKQVGHRVLTDEDGPLAAKEAPRPPEVSSSPDKKTSQVPEEGEASPSKDREPPQGLGPQEPLKAPGLTQKPGLRELLKESQQKLTDTESQGSTSEEQEDEQRHRTPPLASPKDSPIISSFFQNLQSRQRFQKYFDVPRLEALLQEMSSKLQATQRDSLPSNVEKALDKVFRASESHILIEAEKMLDARVTQKRDLGAKDSDIFEEAAVLEDIQDLIYFVRYQHSLAEGSAAPAVVQLPEEGWDQTLEETSPPLKENLPHVHIETVTTQTPEEEPRHLDQPVTWDTGLSEVPPQPSADPGPGGILLTE; this is encoded by the exons ATGGCTGCGGCGGCCGCGCTGCTGCTCTGCCTGCTGTCGCTGCTCGGGCCTCCGGGGCGCCTGCGGGCCTCCCGGGCGCCGGGCCTGGGCCGCCGCTTCTCCGAGTCCAAGCTGTGCGCCGACGCGGAGTGCAGCA TGCTGATGTACCGTGGGGAAGCTTTGGAAGATTTTACAGGGCCAGATTGCCGTTTTGTgaattttaagaaaggagacccCATATATGTCTACCACAAGCTGGCTGGGAGATCGCCTGAAGTTTGGGCAGGAAGT GTTGGACGCAGTTTTGGATATTTCCCAAGGAGTCTAATCCATGTCGCCTCTCAGTACACTACGGAAGAGTTAAAGGTTCCAGCAGAT GAGACAGACTTCGTTTGTTTCGACGGGGGAAGAGATGATTTCGACAGTTACGACCTAGAGGAACTTTTAGGATATTTGAATCTTGAGAAAACCCTAGGAGATGGTCAGCATGAGACGGAGGAACCAGAAGCGTCTGAGGAAGGCGACCCTGAGACTGAGCTCCTGGAATCCACTAACTCTGAGGAAAGCGAATTCTCAGAGGACACCCAGGAGCCCAAGGACAGACAGGAGGCTCAGAAAAACCGCCCCCTTGAAAACGGTCAGGCAGATCCTGCCCAGGGAGAACGTCCTCCATTTGAGTCTTTCAAAGACATGCTGCAGGAGAAACTGAGAGTCCCGGAAAGCGAGAACAAAACAGGCAGTGTGTCCCAGGCCTCCGATGAGCAGAAGATGGACGCCTACACGAGGCTGAAGAAGGACATGACCCTGGACCTGAAAACCAAATTCGGCTCCACCGCAGATGTCCTTGTCTCCGACGACGAGACCACCAGCCTGGTCACCTCCCTGGAAGACGATCTCGATGAGGAGTCGGAGGCCGAGTACCATGTGATGGCGCAGGAAGAAGAGGATGATGGTCAGGACAGCTCTGAGGAGCCGCCGCTCCTGACCTTCACAGACGGAGAAGACGGGAAGACTCCCGCGGGATCAGGAGTGGAGAAGTTCCTAGCAGAGCAAGAGCGGACTTTAAAGGAAGAGCTTCTGGTTCAAGTAGCTCCTCCCCTGGGCATCCAGAAAGCTGAGAAGGACACGCTCACAGCCTGGGAGGACCCTCTTGACCCAACAGGCGTGGAGTGGGAGAGTTCTGACTCGGGGGGAGCAAAGGAAGGTGGGGACGCCTTAGCCCCCGGCAGCAAACTGTCAAAGCCCCAGCCAGCTCCCTATGACGTTCTCGACTCTGACAAGGTCAGCGCCGCTCCTGAGGGTGCCCAGGTCCCTGAAAGGAATGAGGGCAAAGACCCCAAGGTGGACACACAAAGTCCCCCCCGAGAAGGAAAAACAGCCGAGCCGCCCAAGAAGGACCTGGTCCAGAACGGGGCAGGACTAGAGGACACAGAGCTGGAAAGCACGCTCACGCCAGGCTCGGCGCAAAGCACGAAGCTCAGGTCTTCGCCCACTTCTGCGAGGGAGCAGCCTGCGTTGCAGTCGGGCCCTGGCAACACAGAGGATGACCCCGATGGAACAGTGGTTCACGTCTCCAAAGAAACACTTGATAAAGAAAAGCCTGCCATGCAGCCTCCCGAAGAGGATGCAGGGACCGGCTCGGCCGGTAGAGGTGAGGGGAGTCCAGCCAAGGAAGGGAAGCCAGCACGGGAGCCCGCAGGTCCTGCAGATAACCAGCGCAACGCCTCCAGAGACATCCTGGAGGGCAAAGAGGCTGCGGAAAGTGGAGCAGAACCACACAGGCCCTCAGAGGAGCAGCCCAGCGAGGACTCAGAAGAGGAATGGCTTTACCGGGCTCAGAATCAGCCGCGGTTCTCGTCCCCAGATGGACTCCATTGGCAGAGGGAATCGGAAGAAGATAGCCCTGGAGTGGGGAGAAATGTATCCCGTCaccaagagagaggagaggccacTGGGGTGAATAAGCAGGTGGAGGGGAAGCGGCTGTTGGGAGAAGAAGATTCCTCAGAGGAGGAGCTGGACTCCGGAAGGCCCGTTTCTGACACACACGAAGTGGGAGCCACGGGCCAAGCTGAGGATACTGAGGTACCGGACTTGCAGAGTGAAGAGGAAGAGTACGTCCCTGAAGAGCTGCTGGAGGATGAGAACGCCGTCAGTGCCCAACAGGCCCAAGCCAACAGCCCCGAGGCCCAGGGCAGCCCGCTGGGGGCCATCCTGCAGACTCCTGAGAGGGCGGCTCTGGGTGCCAGTCATCCTGCCTCAGGAATAGAAGCCAGTGTGCCCTCGGGCACTGAGAGAAAAGGTGAAACGGGGGCCGGAGAGGCCGACCCACAGGGCAAGCAAGTGGGCCACAGGGTGCTCACAGATGAAGACGGCCCTCTCGCAGCGAAGGAAGCACCAAGGCCACCTGAAGTCAGCAGCTCTCCTGACAAGAAAACCAGTCAGGTGCCCGAGGAAGGTGAGGCGTCTCCCAGTAAAGACCGGGAGCCTCCTCAAGGACTCGGCCCCCAGGAGCCCCTGAAGGCCCCAGGGCTCACCCAGAAACCTGGGCTCAGAGAACTCTTAAAGGAGAGCCAGCAGAAGCTCACGGACACAGAGAGCCAGGGGTCCACTTCGGAGGAGCAGGAGGACGAACAGCGGCACCGGACACCCCCGTTGGCCAGCCCGAAGGACTCGCCCATCATCAGCAGCTTCTTCCAGAACCTCCAGTCTCGCCAGCGCTTCCAGAAGTACTTTGACGTGCCCAGGCTGGAGGCCCTGCTCCAAGAAATGTCGTCGAAGCTGCAGGCCACCCAGAGGGACAGCCTGCCCTCCAACGTGGAGAAGGCCCTGGACAAGGTCTTCCGGGCCTCCGAGTCGCACATCCTGATCGAGGCAGAGAAGATGCTCGACGCGCGCGTGACCCAAAAGAGAGACCTGGGGGCGAAAGACAGCGACATCTTTGAAGAGGCGGCGGTGCTGGAGGACATCCAAGACCTGATCTACTTCGTCAGGTACCAGCACTCCTTGGCAGAGGGCAGTGCAGCCCCAGCAGTGGTTCAGCTTCCAGAGGAAGGCTGGGACCAAACACTGGAAG AGACATCACCACCCCTTAAGGAAAACCTCCCACACGTTCACATTGAAACGGTCACCACGCAGACTCCTGAGGAGGAGCCCCGCCACCTGGACCAGCCTGTGACCTGGGACACGGGCCTGTCTGAAGTGCCCCCACAGCCGAGTGCTGACCCAG GCCCAGGAGGAATTCTGCTCACAGAATGA